One segment of Anomalospiza imberbis isolate Cuckoo-Finch-1a 21T00152 chromosome 2, ASM3175350v1, whole genome shotgun sequence DNA contains the following:
- the ZBED1 gene encoding E3 SUMO-protein ligase ZBED1, translated as MENKSLEGSPSDLKLVAHPRAKSKVWKYFGFDTNAEGCILQWKKIYCRICMAQIAYSGNTSNLSYHLEKNHPDEFCEFVKSNTEQMREAFATAFSKIKPESSQQVVQDSLIMKTYQNYENKKHQELTSAVISLICEGMYPASIVDEPTFKALLRTADPRYELPSRKYFCTKAIPEKYSAIREIVLKELTEVLWCGISTDMWRSENQNRSYVTVAVHFLSSSPANCLAVNSRCLKTFEVPEDNTAETITRVLYETFIEWGINTKVFGATTDYSKDIVKACSLLDIPVQMPCLGHTFNAGIQQAFQLPKLCNLLARCRKLVEYFQQSTVAMYMLSEKQKQQNILHCMLVSDRVSWWGSTLAMLQRLKEQQFVIAAVLVEDSNNHHLMLESSEWNTIEGLVELLQPFKQVAEMMSASKYPTISMVKPLLHMLLNTTLNIKENDLKEISMAKEVIAKELSTTYQHTPEIDMFLNVATFLDPRYKKLPFLSAFERQQVENRVVEEAKSLLEKVKENSFRTEEKFFTVSEEPPMKKIIISSTPPPTSVINNMLAEIFCQTGGVEDQEEWHAQIVEELSNFKSQKVLGLNEDPLKWWSDRLALFPVLPKVLQKYWCILATRVFPERLFGSSANVVSAKRNRLAPAHVDEQIFLYENSRNGSEAEPEDEDEGEWGLEQEQIFNLNDSVNINNSFFNIRDSGFV; from the coding sequence ATGGAGAATAAAAGTTTAGAAGGTTCCCCATCAGACCTAAAGTTAGTGGCTCACCCGAGAGCAAAGAGTAAAGTGTGGAAGTACTTTGGGTTTGATACCAATGCAGAAGGATGCATATTACAGTGGAAGAAGATCTACTGCCGTATTTGCATGGCACAGATTGCCTATTCAGGAAACACGTCCAACCTTTCCTACCACCTTGAGAAAAATCACCCTGATGAATTCTGTGAGTTTGTGAAAAGTAACACTGAGCAAATGAGGGAAGCCTTTGCCACAGCATTTTCAAAAATCAAGCCGGAGTCATCGCAGCAGGTTGTTCAAGATAGCCTCATCATGAAGACCTACCAGAACTACGAAAACAAAAAGCATCAGGAACTGACCTCTGCCGTCATCAGCTTAATTTGCGAGGGCATGTATCCAGCCTCCATCGTCGATGAACCTACCTTCAAGGCCCTCTTGAGAACAGCGGACCCCAGGTATGAACTTCCAAGCCGGAAGTACTTCTGTACAAAAGCGATTCCTGAAAAGTACAGTGCTATTAGAGAAATTGTGCTGAAAGAGCTCACTGAGGTTCTGTGGTGTGGCATATCCACGGACATGTGGAGGAGCGAAAACCAGAACAGGTCGTATGTAACTGTGGCAGTTCACTTTCTCAGCAGCAGTCCTGCCAACTGCCTGGCTGTGAACTCGCGGTGTTTGAAAACATTCGAAGTACCGGAGGATAACACTGCAGAGACCATTACACGAGTTCTTTATGAAACATTCATTGAGTGGGGGATCAATACAAAAGTCTTTGGTGCTACAACAGATTACAGTAAAGACATTGTAAAAGCTTGCTCTCTCTTAGATATTCCCGTACAGATGCCTTGTTTGGGGCACACTTTTAACGCAGGAATACAACAAGCTTTTCAGCTCCCCAAACTTTGCAACCTTCTTGCCAGGTGCCGAAAGCTGGTGGAGTATTTTCAGCAGTCTACGGTCGCAATGTACATGCTGAGtgaaaagcagaagcagcagaatattctccactgcatgCTGGTAAGTGACCGTGTTTCCTGGTGGGGAAGCACGCTCGCTATGCTGCAGCGCCTCAAGGAGCAGCAGTTTGTCATTGCGGCTGTTCTCGTGGAGGACAGCAACAACCACCACCTCATGCTGGAATCCAGTGAGTGGAATACAATCGAAGGGCtggtggagctgctccagcctttcAAGCAGGTTGCAGAGATGATGTCTGCTTCAAAGTACCCGACGATAAGTATGGTGAAGCCACTTCTCCACATGCTTCTGAATACCACTCTGAACATCAAAGAGAATGATTTGAAAGAAATCAGCATGGCAAAGGAGGTGATTGCTAAAGAGTTGTCAACCACCTACCAGCACACACCTGAGATAGACATGTTTCTCAATGTTGCAACTTTCTTGGATCCCCGCTACAAAAAACTgccttttctttcagcttttgaGAGGCAGCAGGTGGAAAACAGAGTGGTGGAAGAAGCAAAAAGCCTGCTGgagaaagtaaaagaaaatagttttagAACTGAggagaaattcttcactgtttCAGAAGAGCCCCCtatgaaaaaaatcatcatcTCCTCTACTCCTCCTCCTACCAGTGTCATCAACAACATGCTCGCAGAGATCTTTTGCCAGACAGGAGGCGTGGAAGACCAGGAGGAATGGCATGCTCAAATCGTTGAGGAGTTGAGCAACTTCAAGTCACAAAAGGTCCTCGGTTTGAATGAAGACCCGTTGAAGTGGTGGTCTGACAGACTAGCACTGTTTCCAGTTTTACCAAAGGTTCTTCAAAAATACTGGTGTATTCTGGCCACAAGGGTCTTCCCTGAGCGCCTTTTTGGTTCTTCTGCTAATGTTGTGAGTGCAAAGAGAAATCGATTAGCCCCGGCTCACGTGGATGAGCAGATCTTTTTGTATGAAAACAGTCGCAATGGGTCTGAGGCAGAACCGGAGGATGAAGATGAAGGAGAGTGGGGTTTGGAACAGGaacagatttttaatttaaatgactCGGTAAACATAAACAACAGTTTCTTTAATATTCGAGACAGTGGGTTTGTTTAA